One window from the genome of Echinicola vietnamensis DSM 17526 encodes:
- a CDS encoding polysaccharide biosynthesis/export family protein — protein MKQIRNLTIFCLIGLLSFSCISNKKLIYLQEQDADKMVATSGDLKVHKYEDYKLQLNDVLDVNIRTTSPELNLLFNDSDASSNSNAMRGGLADGGDVYFMTGYTIDDEGFIELPVIGNLKVVGLTVEEAKTLVEEEVIQYVNSASDYFVRVRLGGMRYSALGEFNNPGKYTILQNRVTILEAIANAGEMTTVANRHEVTLIRQYPEGSKVYKINLLDERIMESDLYFLRPNDLIYAEPMKVRELGTGATFVQTFQLLVTTLTLGVLIYNATNNN, from the coding sequence ATGAAACAAATAAGAAACTTAACAATTTTCTGCTTAATCGGCCTTCTGTCTTTCAGTTGTATATCCAACAAGAAGTTGATCTATTTACAAGAGCAGGATGCAGACAAAATGGTGGCCACTTCGGGTGATCTGAAGGTACACAAGTATGAAGATTACAAATTGCAGCTAAATGATGTACTTGATGTAAACATCAGAACCACAAGTCCAGAACTTAATTTACTTTTTAACGATTCGGATGCTTCATCAAATAGCAATGCTATGCGAGGTGGCCTCGCGGACGGTGGAGACGTTTATTTCATGACAGGATATACTATTGATGATGAAGGGTTTATAGAACTACCTGTTATCGGAAATCTTAAAGTGGTAGGCCTTACCGTCGAAGAGGCTAAAACCCTGGTTGAGGAAGAAGTGATCCAATATGTCAATTCAGCATCGGATTACTTTGTCAGAGTCCGCCTAGGCGGTATGCGATACAGCGCTTTAGGAGAATTCAACAATCCTGGAAAATACACCATTTTGCAAAACAGGGTAACCATTTTGGAGGCTATTGCCAATGCTGGAGAAATGACAACAGTCGCTAACAGACACGAAGTTACGCTCATTCGTCAATACCCTGAAGGATCCAAAGTATACAAAATCAACCTTTTGGATGAGCGGATCATGGAATCTGATTTATACTTTCTACGCCCAAATGACCTCATTTATGCAGAGCCTATGAAAGTTAGGGAACTTGGAACGGGCGCTACCTTCGTCCAAACCTTCCAACTTCTTGTGACCACCCTAACCCTTGGCGTTTTAATCTATAATGCCACCAATAACAACTAA
- a CDS encoding glycosyltransferase family 2 protein — MFSVVIPLYNKSENITRTLKSVQEQTHTDFEIVIVNDGSTDDSVEKVEDFKDSRIKLYHKKNGGVSDARNYGISRSTRPFIAFMDADDLWKPNYLEEMAKLIEEYPEAGMYNCAHSTIYKGKSYDMNHDLKRGIIENYFKTCLKYVIAWTSATIVRKNVFDKVGGFPVGMISGEDVYTWAKIALNYPVAFHPDSLTIYIKQDGSIVHRSNKKDNCKETWQDLYQKNNNDANVYIAMKAILKGTRYAWGGYLSESKKIEKDFKYINQYPGIQHSWKKLYLLNRTPSFVKKLILGYKQVVAQSNTSTS, encoded by the coding sequence ATGTTCAGTGTAGTTATTCCCTTATATAATAAATCAGAAAACATTACCCGGACTTTGAAGTCTGTTCAAGAGCAGACTCATACCGATTTTGAAATAGTAATAGTTAACGATGGTAGCACTGATGACAGTGTCGAAAAAGTAGAAGATTTCAAAGACAGCAGGATTAAGCTTTACCATAAAAAAAACGGAGGGGTTTCAGATGCGAGAAACTATGGCATAAGCCGGTCCACCAGACCTTTCATCGCCTTTATGGATGCTGATGATTTATGGAAACCAAATTATCTCGAAGAAATGGCTAAACTCATAGAGGAATATCCTGAAGCCGGAATGTACAACTGTGCACATTCAACTATTTACAAAGGCAAGTCCTATGACATGAATCATGATCTCAAAAGAGGAATAATAGAAAATTATTTCAAAACATGCCTCAAATATGTAATTGCTTGGACGAGCGCTACAATTGTACGAAAAAACGTCTTTGATAAAGTTGGTGGTTTCCCTGTTGGAATGATTTCAGGGGAGGATGTATACACATGGGCAAAAATTGCTCTTAATTATCCTGTGGCATTTCATCCTGATTCGCTTACTATATACATTAAACAGGACGGCTCAATTGTACATAGAAGTAACAAAAAAGACAATTGTAAAGAGACTTGGCAAGATCTATATCAGAAGAATAACAATGATGCCAACGTCTACATAGCAATGAAAGCTATTCTCAAAGGAACTCGCTACGCTTGGGGAGGCTACTTATCAGAAAGTAAGAAAATAGAAAAAGACTTCAAGTACATCAATCAATATCCTGGTATCCAACATTCTTGGAAAAAGCTTTATTTACTTAACAGAACCCCCAGTTTCGTTAAGAAATTGATTCTAGGATATAAACAAGTGGTCGCTCAGTCAAACACATCTACATCATGA
- the egtD gene encoding L-histidine N(alpha)-methyltransferase, with the protein MESTIKTDTEFAKDVLEGLSAKPKHLSSKYFYDEKGDKLFQKIMGLPEYYLTKKEFSILDSHKVEILADLLASPSFNLVELGAGDGLKTKILIRYLQNEKANFTYYPIDISGSVLRELKTDLQQSFPALDVQPIKGTYKRALEERKWENQHPSLLLFLGGNIGNFTYQEAFSMLNRIARSLKSGDYLLVGFDLKKDPATILKAYNDAEGVTRDFNLNILSRINKELGGNFDMAKFKHWPTYDPVTGECRSYLVSSEKQKVEVKDLKRTFYFENAEAIHTEISKKYSHEELEELAVKSGFRVIRDFDDPDHYFTDALWQKQ; encoded by the coding sequence ATGGAATCGACCATCAAAACCGATACTGAATTTGCTAAGGATGTCCTGGAGGGACTTTCAGCAAAACCCAAACACCTCTCCTCTAAGTATTTTTATGATGAAAAAGGAGACAAGCTTTTTCAAAAAATTATGGGCCTACCAGAATACTACCTTACCAAAAAGGAGTTTTCTATTTTGGATAGCCATAAAGTCGAAATTTTGGCTGATTTATTGGCATCCCCTTCCTTCAATTTAGTAGAATTGGGAGCAGGAGATGGTTTGAAAACAAAAATTTTAATACGGTATTTACAAAATGAAAAGGCCAATTTCACTTATTATCCTATTGATATATCAGGCTCTGTATTAAGGGAACTTAAGACAGACCTCCAACAGTCATTTCCTGCATTGGATGTTCAGCCCATTAAGGGTACTTACAAACGAGCATTAGAAGAAAGGAAGTGGGAAAATCAACATCCCTCGCTATTACTTTTTCTTGGGGGGAATATTGGTAATTTCACCTACCAAGAGGCGTTTAGCATGTTGAACAGGATTGCTAGATCCCTAAAATCAGGGGATTATTTATTGGTCGGCTTTGATTTAAAAAAGGATCCTGCCACAATACTGAAGGCATATAATGACGCTGAAGGCGTTACAAGAGATTTTAATCTCAATATTCTTTCACGGATCAATAAAGAGCTCGGAGGGAATTTCGATATGGCAAAATTTAAGCATTGGCCCACCTATGATCCAGTAACAGGGGAGTGCCGTAGCTATTTGGTGAGTTCAGAAAAGCAAAAAGTAGAGGTCAAGGATTTGAAAAGGACTTTTTATTTTGAAAATGCGGAGGCTATTCACACCGAGATTTCCAAGAAATATAGCCATGAAGAATTGGAGGAATTGGCCGTGAAAAGTGGCTTTCGGGTAATTCGGGATTTTGATGATCCTGACCATTATTTTACCGATGCCCTTTGGCAGAAGCAATGA
- a CDS encoding succinylglutamate desuccinylase/aspartoacylase family protein encodes MKEMIINGVRIRPGQSINIEIAIARLPTHTLIDLPVFIRRSKEDGPVVLISGGVHGDEINGIVAVKRMLEEELLQPVRGTIIYIPLVNVYGFLSNSRTFPDGRDLNRSFPGNNKGSLASQIAYILTNEIIPVIDYGIDIHTGGRMLGNYPQIRVDFKDKVGMEMAKAFGARFVLNSSHIDKSFRKEAFKRKKHILVYEGGESMRLDEFSVEEAIKGTKRMLNYLGVIDEDIPMDEPIIIKESSWTRAKISGIFTPVVQIGDEVKKRQVLARISDPYGQVKVPVKSSSNGYVVGLNNSPVVNAGDALFHIGKD; translated from the coding sequence ATGAAAGAAATGATCATTAACGGTGTCCGAATCAGACCGGGCCAATCAATCAATATTGAAATAGCCATTGCCCGATTACCCACCCATACGTTGATTGACCTTCCTGTGTTTATCAGAAGGTCCAAAGAAGATGGTCCTGTGGTACTGATCAGTGGTGGGGTCCATGGTGATGAAATTAATGGCATCGTGGCCGTTAAGAGAATGCTGGAGGAAGAGCTCCTTCAGCCTGTACGGGGAACGATCATTTATATTCCATTGGTAAATGTCTATGGCTTTTTGAGTAACAGCAGGACTTTTCCTGACGGTAGGGATCTGAATAGAAGTTTTCCTGGCAATAATAAGGGTTCTTTAGCTTCTCAGATTGCCTACATTCTCACCAATGAGATCATCCCGGTAATCGATTATGGTATCGATATCCATACTGGGGGACGTATGCTGGGGAATTATCCCCAAATAAGAGTGGATTTTAAAGATAAAGTGGGCATGGAAATGGCCAAAGCCTTTGGGGCCAGGTTTGTTTTGAACTCGTCCCATATTGATAAGTCTTTTAGAAAGGAGGCTTTTAAGCGAAAGAAGCATATATTGGTTTATGAGGGAGGGGAATCCATGCGTTTGGATGAATTTTCTGTGGAAGAAGCCATAAAGGGAACGAAAAGGATGCTAAACTATTTGGGAGTGATCGATGAAGATATTCCTATGGATGAGCCGATCATCATTAAAGAAAGCTCGTGGACCAGGGCTAAAATTTCGGGGATTTTTACTCCCGTGGTCCAAATTGGTGATGAAGTAAAGAAGCGACAGGTGTTGGCTAGGATTTCTGATCCTTATGGACAAGTGAAAGTACCTGTGAAGAGCAGCTCAAATGGTTACGTGGTGGGCTTGAACAATTCTCCTGTGGTAAACGCGGGTGATGCCTTGTTTCATATTGGGAAAGATTGA
- a CDS encoding deoxycytidylate deaminase — protein MSKPDFDDIFMELAVNLAKRSHCIKKHVGAVLTKETRIISIGYNGPPSGTHNCDEEFPESGCSRDSKGSCSLAIHAEQNAILYAVKNNASVEGSTLYVTLAPCLACARIIYSMGVAKVVYMYSYAAYKGLPYDEGVEFLKKFGVEVEHYDKEIIYEDHLI, from the coding sequence ATGAGCAAACCTGATTTTGATGATATTTTTATGGAACTGGCCGTGAATTTGGCCAAAAGGTCACACTGTATTAAAAAGCACGTGGGGGCTGTGTTGACTAAGGAAACTAGGATTATATCCATTGGGTATAATGGCCCTCCATCTGGTACGCACAATTGTGATGAAGAATTTCCGGAAAGTGGATGTAGCCGAGATAGTAAAGGAAGTTGTTCCCTGGCCATTCATGCCGAACAAAACGCCATTCTATATGCTGTGAAAAATAATGCCTCCGTGGAAGGGTCTACGTTATATGTTACCTTGGCTCCGTGCCTTGCCTGCGCCCGTATTATATACAGCATGGGCGTGGCCAAAGTAGTTTATATGTATTCTTATGCTGCATATAAAGGCCTTCCATATGATGAAGGCGTCGAGTTCCTTAAAAAATTTGGCGTGGAAGTAGAGCATTATGATAAAGAGATCATCTATGAAGACCACCTTATTTAA
- the truA gene encoding tRNA pseudouridine(38-40) synthase TruA has translation MKSKPFTYLFYVQYFGYRYHGWQKQPGVKTVQEMLERSFKGWLGHGEFKLLGAGRTDAGVSCMQGAFELFSATEEQLDGMVKGVNAFLPDDIRLLSVEPIGQDFNIIQDVREKEYRYYFSYGAKPHPFSAPFVVVFPEQLDVKLMQEAALYFEGLNDFRNFCTKPKSDAVFTREVFASSVKEYKQPEMEWDLQAPTYCFSVKGKGFMRNQVRLMMGTLYDIGRGKLTIRELQEALKGHRNVFPLSEKAPARGLVLNQVLFKK, from the coding sequence ATGAAAAGTAAGCCTTTTACCTATTTATTTTATGTCCAATATTTTGGGTATCGATATCACGGTTGGCAGAAACAACCGGGAGTGAAAACTGTCCAAGAGATGCTGGAAAGGAGTTTCAAGGGATGGCTAGGGCATGGTGAATTTAAGCTTCTTGGTGCAGGGAGGACGGATGCAGGGGTTTCCTGTATGCAAGGAGCTTTTGAGCTATTTTCTGCCACAGAGGAACAGTTGGATGGGATGGTAAAAGGGGTGAATGCATTTTTACCGGATGATATCCGGCTATTGTCCGTGGAACCTATCGGGCAGGATTTTAATATTATCCAAGATGTCAGGGAAAAGGAGTACCGCTACTATTTTTCCTATGGTGCCAAACCTCATCCGTTTTCTGCGCCTTTTGTGGTGGTTTTTCCGGAACAGCTTGACGTCAAATTGATGCAGGAAGCGGCCTTGTATTTTGAAGGCTTAAACGATTTTCGAAATTTTTGTACCAAACCAAAGTCGGATGCGGTTTTTACGAGGGAAGTTTTTGCTTCATCCGTGAAGGAATATAAACAACCAGAGATGGAGTGGGATTTGCAGGCTCCTACTTACTGTTTTAGTGTGAAAGGCAAGGGGTTTATGCGAAACCAAGTGCGGTTAATGATGGGGACGCTTTATGATATTGGAAGAGGGAAGTTAACCATCCGTGAACTCCAAGAAGCCCTGAAAGGTCATAGGAATGTATTTCCCTTGAGTGAAAAAGCACCTGCTCGCGGATTAGTGCTAAACCAGGTCCTGTTTAAAAAATAA
- the egtB gene encoding ergothioneine biosynthesis protein EgtB, with protein MTFESYIQIRERSEQLCANLETEDFVIQAAEHVSPAKWHLAHTSWFFETFVLKPYLSDYQEFHPDFSFFFNSYYNAVGERTVRNHRGLMTRPTTEEVFDYRGYIDEQMKTVLENGLTEEVEATILLGLNHEQQHQELLLTDIKYNLWQNPLLPAVINIKEYLKQEEGGWIKMKSGIYEIGHEGEGFCYDNECSQHKVYLDDFEIGSQLVSNRMYLEFIKAGGYEKPDFWHSDGWTWVQQEAITGPLYWIKQGGDISCYTLDGKKELDLDAPLAHVSYYEAAAYAEWAGCRLPTEAEWEVANRKFSWGNRWEWTNSAYLPYPRYQKAPGAIGEYNGKFMINQMVLRGASVATSPGHSRSTYRNFFHPQYQWQFTGIRLCKK; from the coding sequence ATGACTTTTGAAAGCTATATTCAGATTCGTGAACGGAGCGAACAGCTTTGTGCCAATCTGGAAACTGAGGATTTTGTGATTCAAGCAGCAGAGCACGTTAGTCCTGCCAAGTGGCACCTCGCCCACACGAGTTGGTTTTTTGAAACGTTTGTGCTTAAACCATATCTTTCAGATTACCAGGAATTCCATCCTGATTTTAGCTTTTTTTTCAATAGTTACTATAACGCTGTAGGGGAACGGACGGTTAGAAATCATCGAGGGCTCATGACCCGTCCTACCACTGAAGAAGTGTTTGACTATCGTGGTTACATTGATGAGCAAATGAAAACAGTCCTCGAAAATGGATTGACGGAGGAAGTAGAAGCAACCATTTTGCTCGGACTTAACCATGAGCAGCAGCACCAAGAACTTCTCCTGACGGATATTAAATATAACCTTTGGCAAAATCCACTCCTGCCTGCGGTAATCAACATAAAGGAATATCTAAAGCAAGAAGAAGGAGGCTGGATAAAAATGAAGTCGGGAATCTACGAAATCGGTCATGAAGGAGAAGGCTTTTGTTATGACAATGAGTGCTCCCAACATAAGGTATACCTTGATGATTTTGAAATCGGATCCCAACTTGTTTCGAATAGGATGTATTTGGAATTCATAAAAGCTGGAGGCTATGAGAAGCCTGATTTTTGGCATTCAGATGGATGGACATGGGTCCAGCAGGAGGCTATTACTGGACCTTTGTATTGGATTAAGCAGGGCGGGGATATTAGTTGTTATACGTTGGATGGCAAAAAGGAATTGGATTTGGATGCTCCACTGGCACACGTTTCATACTATGAGGCAGCGGCTTATGCCGAATGGGCGGGGTGTCGGCTTCCAACAGAAGCTGAATGGGAAGTGGCGAATAGAAAGTTTTCATGGGGGAATAGGTGGGAATGGACAAACTCGGCCTACTTACCGTATCCAAGGTACCAAAAAGCACCTGGAGCCATTGGAGAATATAACGGCAAGTTTATGATTAACCAGATGGTATTGCGTGGCGCTTCTGTCGCTACATCTCCAGGTCATTCGAGAAGTACATACCGGAATTTTTTCCATCCCCAATACCAATGGCAATTTACTGGAATCAGACTTTGTAAAAAATAA
- a CDS encoding GumC family protein → MNNNEFDYYTEGSGSNDTFDFKELFSKYLRFWPIILLSMVLFGSAAYFYNQTQPSEYKVSGKLLIEEDLQRGNILNLTNMPQDLNNSLINKMANDGHQLKSYNLANEVLDKMDFDVEYYQEGIFKDHEIYQSSPIKVEVDWNHPQLTENKFKIEWKNAENYIISYISDEYMLDTPSDGKLEHIEISTTPKAFPFNRWIETAHARIKVTPVEKLAPGAVKVILRSRKSLLAQYTGENLTIAPVDAMSSILNVSLITTVPDKGSDYVNTLLETFLDNSLEEKNLQARKTVDFIDNQISGVSDTLSTIENKLQSFRSQNKTYNIGTEGSSIFQKITELESELNQENFKNDYYKNLQSYLTKEDYSDIILPSGIGIDDPILNKLIQDLILLQSERSQYLATQTASAPNVKEVSKKIEDLNKSIIEVLKNTISNSDRLVSSLQTRLNRLESEFKKLPSTEQDLLRIQRSFTLNENIYTFLMQRRAEAAISMVSNTAPDKIMESAKPSYTPLPLKPLTNYIIGIAVGFILPVLIISIMIFTNVKVKDRKELESKLNNPVLTSVGHNSNKNNLVVLNKNKSSIAEAFRSLRTNLTFIVPKEEKITIAITSSIAGEGKSFTSMNLASAYSIADKKTILVGCDMHKPKLFNDFKLSNAVGLSTYLSKQVNDVNAVIQKSPYPNLDLMVAGPTPPNPAELLIGNQFETMIKELKEIYDVIIFDTPPIGLTSETLAVLKMVNVTLCVVRYNYSDHSFIEDINSLKDKKGFRNIYTVFNDVPSKELNYGGYGYGYYSDDKNKSSMINKIFKGGSGRAAV, encoded by the coding sequence ATGAACAACAACGAATTTGATTATTATACTGAGGGAAGTGGAAGTAACGACACTTTTGACTTTAAAGAACTCTTCTCCAAATATTTACGTTTTTGGCCAATTATCCTTTTGTCCATGGTTCTATTTGGATCAGCAGCCTATTTTTATAACCAAACCCAGCCTTCTGAATACAAGGTAAGTGGGAAGTTGCTAATCGAAGAGGATCTTCAAAGAGGCAACATTCTTAACTTAACCAATATGCCTCAGGATTTAAACAACTCATTGATCAACAAAATGGCCAATGATGGACACCAACTAAAGTCCTATAATCTGGCCAATGAGGTTTTGGATAAAATGGATTTTGATGTAGAATACTATCAAGAGGGTATCTTTAAAGATCACGAAATCTATCAATCATCCCCAATAAAAGTTGAAGTGGACTGGAATCATCCACAATTAACTGAGAACAAATTTAAAATTGAGTGGAAAAATGCCGAAAACTACATAATTAGTTACATTAGCGATGAATATATGCTAGATACACCCAGTGATGGAAAATTGGAGCATATAGAAATAAGCACCACTCCGAAGGCTTTTCCTTTCAATCGCTGGATAGAAACTGCTCATGCGCGTATAAAGGTAACTCCAGTAGAAAAGCTTGCTCCTGGAGCAGTCAAAGTAATCCTCAGAAGTCGAAAAAGTTTATTAGCCCAATATACTGGGGAAAACCTTACGATAGCTCCAGTAGATGCAATGAGTTCTATTCTAAATGTTTCTTTGATCACCACAGTACCTGATAAAGGAAGCGATTATGTTAACACATTGTTAGAAACGTTTCTTGATAACTCTTTGGAAGAAAAAAACCTCCAAGCTAGAAAAACGGTTGACTTTATAGACAATCAAATAAGCGGTGTATCTGACACGCTATCCACTATTGAAAATAAACTTCAGTCTTTTAGAAGTCAAAACAAAACCTATAACATTGGTACGGAAGGAAGTTCTATTTTTCAAAAAATCACCGAACTGGAGTCTGAACTCAATCAGGAAAACTTTAAAAATGATTACTATAAAAACCTTCAGAGTTATCTTACAAAAGAGGATTATAGCGATATTATTCTCCCTTCTGGGATCGGTATAGACGACCCCATTTTAAATAAATTAATCCAAGACCTAATCCTTCTCCAATCAGAACGTTCACAATACCTTGCGACCCAAACAGCTTCTGCTCCCAATGTGAAAGAGGTCAGTAAAAAAATTGAAGACTTAAATAAATCCATCATCGAGGTATTGAAAAATACCATCAGTAATTCCGACAGGCTAGTTTCCAGTTTACAAACAAGACTAAATAGACTGGAAAGTGAGTTCAAGAAACTTCCATCTACTGAGCAAGATTTATTGAGAATACAGCGTTCATTTACTTTGAATGAAAACATCTATACCTTCTTGATGCAAAGAAGAGCAGAAGCAGCCATATCCATGGTTTCAAACACAGCACCTGATAAGATCATGGAAAGTGCAAAGCCCTCTTATACCCCACTTCCCCTTAAACCACTCACCAATTATATCATTGGTATTGCCGTAGGGTTTATTTTGCCTGTATTAATTATCAGTATAATGATCTTTACAAATGTCAAAGTAAAAGATCGCAAAGAACTGGAATCAAAACTGAACAACCCCGTCCTAACATCTGTCGGACATAATAGTAATAAGAACAATTTAGTCGTCCTTAACAAAAACAAATCTTCCATTGCCGAAGCATTTAGGTCTCTTCGAACCAATCTGACGTTTATTGTTCCTAAAGAAGAAAAGATCACCATAGCCATCACATCTTCCATTGCTGGCGAAGGGAAAAGCTTTACATCAATGAATTTAGCTTCAGCATATTCTATTGCAGACAAGAAAACGATTTTGGTTGGATGTGACATGCACAAACCAAAGCTTTTCAATGATTTCAAACTAAGTAATGCCGTTGGGCTGTCCACCTACCTTAGCAAACAGGTAAATGACGTAAATGCAGTGATACAAAAATCCCCCTACCCTAATTTGGATTTGATGGTAGCGGGTCCCACCCCTCCCAATCCAGCAGAATTACTCATTGGGAATCAGTTTGAAACGATGATTAAAGAACTGAAAGAAATATATGATGTAATCATTTTTGACACCCCTCCAATAGGACTAACCAGTGAAACACTGGCTGTATTAAAGATGGTGAATGTCACATTATGTGTGGTAAGGTATAACTATAGTGATCACAGTTTTATTGAGGACATCAATAGCCTTAAAGACAAAAAAGGATTTAGAAATATATATACGGTATTTAATGATGTTCCTTCGAAAGAACTTAACTATGGAGGCTATGGCTATGGATATTATTCTGATGACAAGAATAAGTCTAGCATGATCAATAAAATATTTAAAGGAGGAAGCGGAAGAGCTGCAGTATAA
- the murB gene encoding UDP-N-acetylmuramate dehydrogenase: MNIQENISLKPYNTFQIDKKARFFIEVESVHEIKETLQYAREQNLPVLILGGGSNVLLTKDVFALVIKISIKGIEVLKEDDSHVWVKAGAGEVWHDFVLHTISHQWAGVENLSLIPGTVGASPMQNIGAYGIEIKEVFDHLEAINRDSLETVKIDKETCKFGYRDSIFKNVARDQYIITHVVYRLSKKPTFNVSYGAIRSTLENMGHQESSYSLKHISDAVIKIRQEKLPDPKKLGNAGSFFKNPILTKAQFEQLKRDYPTIPFYPQENGVKVPAAWLLEMAGWKGKTFGDVGVHKNQPLVLVNYGNGDGEAIKALSEKIQRDIKEKFNIHLYPEVNFI; encoded by the coding sequence ATGAATATACAAGAAAACATTTCTTTAAAGCCATATAATACTTTTCAAATTGACAAAAAGGCGAGGTTTTTTATAGAAGTAGAATCCGTACATGAAATTAAAGAGACGCTTCAATATGCCCGTGAGCAAAACCTTCCGGTACTTATTCTGGGAGGAGGAAGTAATGTGCTGTTGACAAAAGATGTATTCGCGCTGGTCATAAAAATCAGTATTAAAGGTATCGAAGTGCTCAAAGAAGATGACTCCCATGTCTGGGTAAAAGCAGGTGCTGGAGAAGTATGGCATGATTTTGTCCTCCATACGATTAGCCATCAATGGGCAGGGGTGGAAAATCTTTCCCTTATCCCCGGCACCGTAGGGGCCTCTCCTATGCAGAATATCGGAGCCTATGGGATAGAAATTAAAGAAGTCTTTGACCACTTGGAAGCCATCAATCGGGACAGTTTAGAGACCGTTAAGATTGATAAGGAAACCTGTAAGTTTGGATATCGAGATAGTATTTTCAAGAATGTTGCTCGAGACCAGTACATCATCACCCATGTAGTTTACAGACTTTCAAAAAAACCTACGTTTAACGTAAGTTACGGCGCCATACGTTCTACACTTGAAAACATGGGACATCAGGAAAGCTCTTACAGCCTTAAGCATATCAGCGATGCTGTCATCAAAATCCGACAGGAGAAACTCCCCGACCCTAAAAAATTGGGAAATGCTGGCAGCTTCTTCAAAAATCCGATCCTCACCAAAGCACAATTTGAACAGCTGAAAAGAGATTACCCGACTATCCCCTTCTACCCACAAGAAAATGGTGTAAAAGTACCTGCTGCCTGGCTATTGGAAATGGCGGGCTGGAAAGGAAAAACCTTCGGTGATGTGGGTGTTCATAAAAACCAACCACTGGTACTGGTTAACTATGGAAATGGAGATGGAGAAGCCATCAAAGCCTTATCAGAAAAAATCCAAAGAGATATCAAAGAAAAATTCAATATCCACCTTTACCCTGAAGTCAATTTCATTTAA